The Fulvivirga ligni genome window below encodes:
- a CDS encoding GNAT family N-acetyltransferase, translating into MNTPVVRLAESENDLEGILQLQQDNHVQNISADIKNKEGFVTVKHSLEDLKQMNSKAKQIIAVYDGKVVAYALVMVPEFSKLIPVLTPMFDTFDTIDLDGIKLSQYKYYVMGQICVAQDFRGMGLVSAMYTKHKEVYSGAYDIILTEVSSSNPRSMRAHEKIGFKTIHTFRDVTDEWYIIGWQWN; encoded by the coding sequence TTGAATACACCTGTTGTAAGATTAGCTGAATCTGAGAATGACCTAGAAGGCATACTTCAGCTTCAGCAAGATAATCATGTGCAGAATATCTCTGCTGATATTAAAAACAAAGAGGGCTTTGTTACAGTAAAACATAGCCTGGAGGATTTAAAACAAATGAACTCCAAGGCGAAACAGATTATTGCTGTATATGATGGCAAAGTGGTGGCCTACGCTTTGGTAATGGTTCCCGAATTTAGCAAGCTCATCCCAGTGCTTACTCCTATGTTTGACACGTTTGACACCATTGATTTAGACGGCATTAAACTCTCTCAGTACAAATACTATGTGATGGGACAAATCTGTGTGGCTCAAGATTTTAGAGGCATGGGATTAGTCTCAGCCATGTACACCAAACACAAAGAAGTGTATTCTGGGGCCTATGATATTATTTTAACCGAAGTTTCTTCTAGCAACCCTCGTTCCATGCGAGCTCATGAGAAAATCGGTTTCAAAACTATTCATACATTCCGGGATGTTACAGACGAATGGTACATCATTGGATGGCAATGGAACTAA
- the paaN gene encoding phenylacetic acid degradation protein PaaN yields the protein MNLYEKHKELINKAITALHNRTFFAAYPEHPSPKIYGETADADGREKFQASMGNKFEELSQTGTSGWMGTEESPYLQKDLGITYPSADVDTLIDNAEKAFHVWRKVSAEDRAGILVESLERVKNRFFEIAYATMHTTGQGYMMAFQASGPHAADRALEAVAAGFEELKRFPSAAFWDKPMGKFNIQLDKEWRAVPKGIAMVIGCSTFPTWNSVPGVYASLITGNSVIVKPHPGAVLPMAIVVAEIQNVLKENGFDPNICQLAVDTVDKPLAKELAEHKKMKIIDFTGNSEFGSYLEGLPGKQVFTEKTGVNSVILDSVENVDKVAGNLAFALSLYSGQMCTAPQNFYIPEGGIDTPEGKVSFEEFAQKFIENINGLADNPKAGPFVLGAVQNKNTCARVADASKLGKVLLESRAIENPMFKDARIATPVVLEVSASEKDKFATELFGPIALLIKTKDVDESIALAKEMAEQHGAISCGAYTTNSEVKEKIADEMSLAATPVSFNLTGGIYMNQNAGFSDFHVTGGNPAGNASFTNPEYVIKRFTWVGHREPAKA from the coding sequence ATGAACTTATACGAGAAACATAAAGAACTTATTAATAAGGCCATCACAGCCTTACATAATAGAACTTTTTTTGCCGCTTATCCTGAGCACCCATCTCCTAAAATATACGGAGAAACTGCCGATGCGGATGGCAGGGAAAAGTTTCAGGCTAGCATGGGTAATAAATTTGAAGAACTATCTCAAACTGGAACATCTGGCTGGATGGGAACAGAGGAATCTCCGTATTTGCAAAAAGATTTGGGGATCACTTATCCATCTGCAGATGTAGATACTCTGATAGATAATGCCGAAAAGGCTTTTCACGTATGGAGAAAGGTGTCAGCGGAAGATAGAGCTGGCATCTTAGTAGAGTCTTTGGAGCGAGTGAAAAATAGATTTTTTGAAATAGCGTATGCCACTATGCATACTACAGGCCAAGGATATATGATGGCTTTTCAAGCCTCAGGCCCACATGCGGCAGATCGAGCTTTAGAGGCTGTTGCAGCAGGTTTTGAGGAGCTTAAACGATTCCCAAGTGCAGCTTTCTGGGATAAGCCGATGGGTAAATTCAACATTCAGCTAGATAAAGAATGGAGAGCTGTTCCAAAAGGTATAGCCATGGTGATCGGTTGTTCTACTTTTCCCACCTGGAACTCGGTGCCAGGCGTTTATGCGAGCTTAATAACGGGTAATTCTGTGATTGTGAAACCGCACCCAGGAGCAGTGCTGCCCATGGCAATTGTAGTGGCTGAAATTCAGAATGTATTAAAGGAAAATGGTTTTGATCCTAACATTTGCCAGTTAGCAGTGGATACAGTAGATAAACCATTGGCTAAGGAACTTGCTGAGCATAAAAAGATGAAGATCATTGACTTTACAGGTAATTCTGAGTTTGGTAGCTATTTAGAAGGTCTTCCAGGTAAGCAGGTGTTTACAGAAAAGACGGGTGTAAACTCGGTGATTCTTGATTCTGTGGAGAATGTTGATAAGGTGGCAGGCAACCTTGCTTTTGCTCTTTCATTATATTCCGGTCAGATGTGTACCGCCCCTCAAAATTTTTATATACCAGAAGGTGGTATTGATACCCCGGAAGGTAAAGTTAGTTTCGAAGAGTTTGCTCAAAAGTTCATTGAGAACATCAACGGATTGGCGGATAATCCTAAAGCCGGGCCATTCGTATTAGGAGCTGTGCAAAATAAAAATACATGCGCCAGAGTAGCGGATGCAAGTAAACTGGGGAAGGTGTTGCTGGAATCGCGAGCTATTGAAAACCCTATGTTCAAGGATGCCAGAATAGCTACGCCAGTAGTATTAGAGGTAAGCGCAAGTGAAAAAGACAAATTTGCTACTGAGCTTTTTGGGCCAATAGCTTTACTTATAAAGACCAAGGATGTAGATGAATCAATCGCTTTGGCAAAGGAAATGGCGGAGCAACATGGTGCAATTTCTTGTGGTGCCTACACCACCAACTCAGAGGTGAAGGAAAAAATTGCTGATGAAATGTCTTTAGCAGCTACACCAGTATCATTTAACCTTACAGGAGGTATCTACATGAATCAAAATGCGGGTTTTAGCGATTTCCATGTAACAGGTGGTAATCCGGCAGGAAATGCTTCTTTTACTAACCCTGAGTACGTCATTAAAAGATTTACCTGGGTAGGACACAGAGAACCAGCTAAGGCGTAA
- a CDS encoding phosphatase domain-containing protein, producing the protein MSRLKKAFIKSESGIDILKFKIKEKLNLASPVFIYPYRGFGTPELVHLHGRILEKEAIIHEPSDRPDTTWTNLKKVWKRYESDEVPGVEVKGVLYGEEATAVSDDEGYFTLRFEKLDPAKLINGWHTVDLEITDMPFDLDFIKTASAEVIISDEQKTFGIISDIDDTIIQSDILKPLKMISNVLFKDAKKRVPFEGVQELYVRLSKNYLNPLLFVTGSSYNLFDMLTEFCEHHGIPKAPFIMRDLGFGPDQWLKQDSQEYKKQSIELILNIFPHLNFILIGDSGEKDPEIYLDIHQCYPGRVMAIYIRHVHSDLRRNEIDERVKDLDIPFLLMQDSQEAIDHAAERGWI; encoded by the coding sequence GTGAGTAGACTTAAGAAAGCCTTTATAAAATCAGAGTCAGGTATTGATATTTTAAAGTTCAAAATCAAAGAAAAGCTGAACCTGGCTAGCCCGGTTTTTATTTATCCCTATCGGGGTTTTGGCACGCCTGAGCTGGTGCACCTGCACGGAAGAATTCTTGAAAAAGAGGCCATTATTCATGAGCCGTCAGATAGGCCAGATACTACCTGGACTAACTTGAAAAAGGTTTGGAAGCGATACGAAAGTGATGAAGTGCCTGGTGTAGAGGTGAAAGGTGTGCTTTATGGCGAGGAGGCCACGGCCGTAAGTGATGATGAAGGGTATTTCACTTTAAGGTTTGAGAAGCTAGACCCTGCCAAGCTCATCAATGGATGGCATACAGTAGATTTAGAAATTACTGATATGCCCTTTGATCTTGATTTCATAAAAACGGCAAGCGCAGAAGTGATCATTTCTGATGAACAAAAGACTTTTGGAATCATATCAGACATAGATGATACCATTATTCAAAGCGATATACTGAAGCCTTTGAAGATGATATCAAATGTGCTATTTAAGGATGCTAAAAAGAGGGTGCCTTTTGAGGGAGTGCAGGAATTGTACGTACGACTTTCTAAGAATTACCTCAATCCGCTGCTGTTTGTTACTGGCAGCTCGTATAATCTGTTTGATATGCTTACTGAATTTTGTGAGCACCATGGAATACCCAAAGCTCCGTTTATTATGAGGGATTTGGGTTTTGGGCCAGACCAGTGGCTCAAGCAGGATTCGCAAGAATATAAAAAGCAAAGTATTGAGCTGATTTTGAATATTTTCCCACACCTCAATTTTATTTTAATAGGTGATAGTGGTGAAAAAGATCCTGAGATTTATTTGGACATTCATCAATGCTATCCGGGTAGAGTAATGGCCATTTACATCCGTCATGTACATTCTGACTTACGAAGAAATGAGATAGATGAGCGGGTGAAAGATTTAGATATCCCCTTCTTGCTTATGCAGGATTCACAGGAGGCCATTGATCATGCTGCTGAGAGAGGCTGGATTTAA
- a CDS encoding SDR family oxidoreductase, which produces MTNKTIWLTGASSGIGEALAYHLSAQGAQLILSSRRVDELERVKSQCEGSPENIKILPLDLAQANSLQTATQQAIQLFGHIDILINNGGISQRSLTKDTDLSVYRKLMEVNYFGTIAITKYLLPHFAERKNGHFVVITSLVGKFGTPYRSGYSAAKHALHGFFDSLRAEVFNDNIKVSIICPGFIHTNVSINALTEKGDKLNQMDEAQANGMSPEECARQITKAIEKEKLEVYIGGKERFGVYLKRFLPGYFARMVRGVRVR; this is translated from the coding sequence ATGACTAACAAAACTATCTGGCTTACGGGGGCTTCTTCGGGTATTGGCGAGGCGCTTGCTTATCATTTATCTGCGCAAGGGGCTCAATTGATTTTATCATCACGGAGAGTTGACGAACTGGAGAGGGTGAAAAGTCAGTGCGAAGGTTCACCTGAAAACATTAAAATCCTGCCTCTGGATCTCGCTCAAGCGAATAGCCTGCAGACAGCCACACAGCAGGCCATTCAGCTTTTCGGGCATATAGATATACTCATCAATAATGGCGGTATCAGTCAACGTTCACTAACTAAAGACACTGATCTATCGGTTTATCGAAAGCTGATGGAGGTGAATTATTTTGGTACAATTGCCATCACCAAATATCTGCTCCCTCATTTTGCAGAGCGTAAAAACGGTCATTTCGTTGTCATTACTAGCCTGGTCGGGAAATTCGGCACTCCCTACCGATCTGGGTATTCTGCGGCCAAGCACGCTCTTCATGGCTTTTTCGATTCTTTAAGGGCAGAGGTCTTTAATGACAATATCAAAGTCAGCATAATTTGCCCAGGTTTCATTCATACCAATGTCTCCATAAATGCCTTGACGGAAAAAGGTGACAAACTCAACCAGATGGATGAAGCTCAAGCCAATGGCATGTCCCCTGAAGAATGTGCCAGACAAATAACAAAGGCCATTGAAAAGGAAAAACTCGAGGTTTATATTGGTGGAAAGGAGAGGTTTGGGGTTTATTTGAAGAGGTTTCTGCCGGGGTATTTTGCTAGGATGGTTAGGGGGGTTAGAGTTAGGTAG
- the fmt gene encoding methionyl-tRNA formyltransferase, whose protein sequence is MKDLRIIYMGTPEFAVPSLEILIENKFNVVAVITAPDKPKGRGQKVATSPVKDCAVAHNIPVLQPTNLKDPAFIEELKSYDANLQIVVAFRMLPEMVWDMPEIGTFNLHASLLPQYRGAAPINWAIMNGEKETGVSTFFLQHEIDTGKIIFQEKEVIKEDDTVGDLYGRLMTLGSKLVLKTVQAIQEEDYPQIDQDENQELKSAPKIFRETCEINWSKSTEEVYNHIRGLSPYPAAWTEILDKNLKLYIIEKLELNEKLKSLAPGQYDTDNKNYLHFRTADGAIDVKELQLQGKRRMTIDEFLRGNQL, encoded by the coding sequence ATGAAAGACTTACGAATTATATATATGGGCACACCAGAATTTGCTGTGCCATCATTAGAAATTCTGATTGAGAATAAATTTAACGTAGTGGCTGTGATCACGGCTCCAGACAAGCCAAAAGGTCGTGGGCAGAAAGTGGCTACTTCACCTGTGAAAGACTGTGCAGTAGCGCATAACATTCCTGTGTTGCAACCTACTAACTTGAAAGATCCTGCTTTTATTGAAGAGCTAAAAAGCTACGATGCCAACCTGCAGATAGTAGTGGCTTTTAGAATGCTTCCTGAAATGGTGTGGGATATGCCTGAAATCGGCACTTTTAATCTACACGCCTCATTATTACCTCAGTACCGTGGTGCCGCGCCCATTAACTGGGCCATTATGAACGGAGAAAAGGAAACGGGCGTGAGCACATTCTTCCTTCAGCATGAGATTGATACCGGAAAGATCATTTTCCAGGAAAAAGAAGTCATTAAAGAAGATGACACTGTGGGGGATCTATATGGCAGATTAATGACCTTAGGCTCTAAGTTGGTGCTAAAAACCGTACAGGCAATTCAGGAAGAAGACTATCCTCAGATCGATCAGGATGAGAATCAGGAATTGAAATCAGCCCCGAAAATCTTTAGAGAAACCTGCGAGATCAACTGGAGCAAGTCAACCGAAGAGGTATACAATCATATCAGAGGCCTTTCCCCCTACCCTGCTGCCTGGACAGAAATTCTGGATAAAAACTTAAAGCTTTACATTATTGAGAAACTTGAGTTAAACGAAAAACTCAAAAGCTTAGCTCCCGGACAGTACGATACTGACAATAAAAACTACCTACACTTCCGCACCGCAGATGGCGCCATTGATGTGAAAGAGCTTCAGTTACAGGGAAAAAGAAGAATGACGATTGATGAATTTTTGAGGGGGAATCAATTGTGA
- a CDS encoding DUF5694 domain-containing protein, protein MKITIPTKTITLFLLFIICSKLHAQEKEKIQIMFVGFDHLNQMYNGSPTSNIFSDKKQAELIKLTNALAEYKPDFIGVEDDPKLQSFEDSLYSAYLKGNVKFKDYKSGARESYQVGYRLGKMLGLEHIYAVDNENSTSQSLLKSGDNFELFMNGLKKLQATARPLKQSVQNDSMSIYDYIRYMNEPELIDMTHHLVFNLPAYVVNGEFSDGLNTIDIGEIDNKYIGAEYITLFYNRNLKIYSNILNTQLKTGKKRLLIMFGQAHIGVLQDLFEENPNYEIVSPLKYLK, encoded by the coding sequence ATGAAAATAACTATTCCAACAAAAACTATAACCCTATTTCTTCTTTTTATCATTTGTAGCAAACTACATGCTCAGGAGAAGGAAAAAATACAGATCATGTTCGTTGGTTTCGATCACCTGAATCAAATGTATAATGGATCCCCCACATCCAATATCTTTAGTGACAAAAAGCAAGCGGAGCTTATCAAGCTGACCAATGCCCTGGCCGAATATAAGCCTGACTTTATTGGTGTAGAAGATGACCCTAAACTTCAGAGTTTTGAGGACAGCCTTTATAGTGCATATTTAAAGGGAAATGTAAAATTTAAAGATTATAAAAGCGGCGCCCGCGAAAGCTATCAAGTTGGCTATCGCCTTGGAAAGATGTTAGGTTTGGAACACATCTACGCGGTTGATAATGAAAATTCCACCTCACAATCGCTCCTTAAAAGCGGTGATAACTTTGAGTTATTTATGAATGGTTTGAAGAAACTGCAGGCCACCGCCAGGCCATTAAAGCAAAGCGTACAGAACGACAGCATGTCTATTTACGACTATATCAGATACATGAATGAACCTGAGCTGATTGACATGACGCATCACCTCGTTTTCAACTTACCAGCATATGTTGTGAACGGTGAGTTTAGTGATGGTCTTAACACCATAGATATAGGCGAAATAGATAACAAGTACATCGGAGCTGAATATATCACACTATTTTACAATAGGAACCTGAAGATCTATTCTAACATTCTAAATACACAGCTCAAGACAGGTAAGAAACGGTTACTCATCATGTTCGGGCAGGCCCACATTGGCGTACTTCAGGATTTATTTGAGGAAAATCCGAATTATGAAATTGTATCTCCGCTGAAGTATTTAAAATAA
- a CDS encoding DinB family protein, translating to MESDKPIITQLIKLLTEGNAHATFEQAVADLPEEYRGKRPDGLPYSVWELVEHIRIAQYDILDFSINPNYKEMVWPDDYWPENQALIDDAAWHSSIKQIQEDKKKFIAVISDPNADLYTPFKHGTGQNLLREALLIADHNSYHVGQIVLIRRLLGQWGE from the coding sequence ATGGAATCCGATAAGCCAATAATAACCCAACTCATAAAACTCCTAACAGAAGGAAACGCCCACGCTACTTTCGAGCAAGCCGTAGCTGATTTGCCAGAAGAATACAGAGGTAAAAGACCAGATGGACTGCCTTATAGTGTATGGGAGTTGGTGGAGCATATTCGCATAGCCCAGTACGATATACTGGATTTTTCAATCAATCCTAATTATAAAGAAATGGTCTGGCCTGATGATTACTGGCCTGAAAATCAGGCTCTAATAGATGACGCAGCCTGGCACTCATCCATCAAACAGATTCAAGAAGATAAAAAGAAATTCATAGCAGTAATATCCGATCCAAACGCAGATTTATATACGCCCTTCAAGCACGGCACCGGCCAAAATCTACTGCGAGAAGCCCTACTCATCGCTGACCATAACAGCTACCATGTAGGCCAGATCGTTCTTATAAGGAGGCTCCTAGGGCAGTGGGGTGAATAG
- a CDS encoding dihydrofolate reductase — translation MKISMIAAIAENYVIGKDNDLVWNLPDDMKFFMTKTSGHHVIMGRKNYDSIPEKYRPLPNRTNIVMTRKDDWSADGVEVVHSLEDALEIARKNGEPEVFIIGGGQIYELGLKYADTMYLTEIHATFDGDAFFPEFDKSEWKEAERIPHSKDERHEFAFDFVTYVSVIG, via the coding sequence ATGAAAATATCGATGATAGCGGCTATTGCCGAAAATTATGTAATAGGTAAGGACAATGATCTGGTTTGGAACCTACCGGATGATATGAAGTTTTTCATGACAAAAACATCAGGACATCATGTAATCATGGGCCGAAAAAACTACGATTCTATTCCTGAAAAATATCGTCCTCTGCCTAACAGAACTAACATAGTGATGACCAGAAAAGATGACTGGTCGGCAGATGGTGTTGAGGTAGTTCATTCTCTGGAAGATGCGCTGGAAATAGCCAGGAAAAATGGTGAGCCAGAGGTATTTATCATCGGCGGTGGACAAATCTATGAATTAGGCCTTAAATACGCAGACACCATGTATCTCACCGAAATACACGCCACTTTCGATGGCGATGCTTTCTTCCCCGAGTTCGACAAATCAGAATGGAAAGAGGCAGAAAGAATACCGCACAGCAAAGATGAAAGGCATGAGTTTGCTTTTGATTTTGTGACTTATGTGAGTGTTATTGGTTAA
- a CDS encoding MaoC family dehydratase, producing the protein MEKVIINNHAEFEEFIGKEIGVSDYLKITQEQINQFAEATLDPQWIHIDPERAAKESPFKSTIAHGYLTVSVAPYLWKQIAEFKNVKMMINYGIEKLRFNQPVLVNSEVRLVAKLESLANLRGVSKAQLHVTLEIKDNPKPAFTGVLVFLYHFA; encoded by the coding sequence ATGGAAAAGGTAATCATTAATAATCACGCTGAATTCGAAGAGTTTATTGGAAAAGAAATTGGTGTATCTGATTATCTGAAAATAACACAAGAGCAAATTAACCAATTTGCAGAAGCTACTCTTGATCCGCAGTGGATTCACATAGACCCAGAAAGAGCAGCAAAGGAAAGCCCGTTTAAATCTACAATTGCTCACGGTTATCTTACGGTGTCTGTAGCTCCCTACCTATGGAAGCAAATTGCAGAATTTAAGAATGTGAAGATGATGATCAACTATGGTATTGAAAAGTTGAGATTCAATCAGCCCGTTTTGGTGAATAGTGAAGTGAGATTAGTAGCCAAATTAGAGTCTTTAGCTAATTTAAGAGGTGTTTCTAAAGCACAGTTACATGTAACTTTGGAGATCAAAGACAACCCTAAGCCTGCCTTCACTGGGGTTTTAGTTTTCTTATATCATTTTGCTTAA
- a CDS encoding FKBP-type peptidyl-prolyl cis-trans isomerase yields the protein MITNSKKILLGLAACTLMLSSCIDDDSISSSDQYNKEQTQIDEYIAANSLNAKIDTSNAQLRYVVNVEGTGEYPENDDVALVNIKGTTLDGSSFIVDDSTYIHIDAWTAGYYVLQPQFKVGSDVTMFIPSLYGYGANGGFDGKLPGNTPMRLDVKLMEAISPFDYDQRRIDKYIEDKGLTAEIDSTQGLRYIITKEGTGDYPTGSSTVTVKYKGTLLDGTEFDSSPSATFALSNLIRGWKVLMPYVSEGGSITMFLPYNFAYGRDGNNSIGPYTPLVFEIDLIAIQ from the coding sequence ATGATAACTAATTCTAAAAAGATATTATTAGGCCTGGCAGCATGTACCCTAATGCTTTCATCATGTATTGATGATGATTCGATAAGCAGCTCAGACCAATATAACAAAGAGCAAACGCAGATTGATGAGTACATTGCGGCTAATAGCTTGAACGCAAAAATTGACACCTCAAATGCTCAATTGAGATACGTAGTAAACGTTGAAGGCACTGGAGAATATCCTGAAAATGATGATGTGGCACTCGTAAATATTAAAGGAACCACTTTAGATGGGAGCTCATTTATAGTTGACGACAGCACTTACATTCACATAGATGCCTGGACTGCCGGTTATTATGTATTACAACCACAGTTTAAGGTAGGTAGTGATGTTACTATGTTTATTCCATCGCTTTATGGATATGGCGCTAATGGTGGATTTGATGGTAAACTACCAGGAAATACTCCTATGAGACTGGATGTAAAACTTATGGAGGCAATTTCTCCATTTGATTATGATCAACGTAGAATAGACAAATACATCGAGGATAAAGGTCTTACTGCTGAAATTGATTCCACCCAAGGCTTAAGATACATCATTACTAAAGAAGGAACAGGAGATTATCCTACAGGATCGAGTACTGTGACTGTAAAGTATAAAGGTACGTTACTTGACGGTACTGAATTTGACAGTAGTCCAAGTGCTACTTTCGCATTGAGCAACCTAATCAGAGGTTGGAAAGTTTTAATGCCATATGTAAGTGAAGGTGGTTCTATAACTATGTTCTTACCATATAACTTTGCCTATGGTCGTGATGGTAACAATAGCATTGGCCCATACACCCCATTAGTATTTGAAATAGATTTGATTGCTATTCAATAA
- a CDS encoding T9SS type A sorting domain-containing protein, which translates to MKNFIIALMCCLSATSVFGQFQHSYGTEKNDIGESLDALYDSDARYIVAGRSDGLYFGGVDASLTKVQASGAQVWSAVYGWDNTDLFNSVRRGAFLQDQVAYVAAGYTNSVGFGNADAWILGANRNGAPSFSHLYGGKGTDIFHDIKNSYKKSLGQDGYVAVGQTNSYTNFFPGNSMYVVKTDVFGVLTRATVIGGQGGQTGYWIEQTKDGGYIIVGSSFNNQCHSGVFLKRHQDILVVRLREDLTMMWSFTYGYSGPAKPLSTRSIGRCVKEDAEGNFYITGETNAFGLNNTYDAFLMILDRFGSFRLMKTYGTECDNEFGKSLLLGKNNAGKEVVTVVGSNNPLSQPNYDALMFQTDRSLNLVWAKEYGRDSDDTGAELTTYADKTYAFTGYTYSLGVGGPDIYLTETDLDGKSGTSCERRVELKEIYHQPCQVRNVEQVFVDDWQRVQGPYERFLYAEDRCTTTLKAGEAEDDGTSKLFPNPTNDVLTLEVPKGYDAASMKVIKLETGKEIMIDYESTDEDHVKLETTTLEKGVYILEMTTEDGKVFRQRFIKE; encoded by the coding sequence ATGAAAAATTTTATTATTGCTTTAATGTGCTGTTTATCAGCTACTTCTGTCTTTGGCCAATTTCAACATTCTTATGGTACCGAAAAAAACGACATCGGAGAGTCATTAGATGCTCTCTATGATTCTGATGCCCGATATATTGTAGCGGGACGTTCTGATGGACTGTATTTCGGAGGGGTAGATGCTTCCCTTACAAAAGTTCAGGCATCAGGCGCACAGGTTTGGAGTGCCGTGTATGGATGGGATAATACTGATCTTTTTAACTCCGTAAGGCGCGGCGCTTTCCTTCAGGATCAGGTGGCTTATGTGGCTGCTGGATATACTAACAGTGTAGGCTTTGGAAACGCAGACGCCTGGATTCTGGGGGCGAATAGAAATGGAGCTCCTTCTTTCAGTCATCTCTACGGAGGTAAGGGTACTGACATTTTCCACGACATCAAAAATAGTTATAAAAAATCCTTAGGGCAGGATGGTTATGTGGCTGTAGGTCAAACCAATAGTTATACCAATTTCTTTCCTGGCAACAGCATGTATGTGGTGAAAACCGATGTATTTGGAGTACTTACCAGAGCTACAGTAATAGGAGGTCAGGGAGGACAAACTGGTTACTGGATAGAGCAAACCAAAGATGGCGGTTATATCATAGTAGGGTCTAGTTTTAATAACCAATGTCATTCAGGTGTATTTCTTAAGCGTCATCAAGATATATTGGTAGTTCGTTTGAGAGAGGATTTAACTATGATGTGGAGCTTCACCTATGGCTATTCAGGTCCTGCTAAACCATTAAGTACGAGAAGCATAGGACGATGTGTAAAAGAGGATGCTGAAGGAAATTTTTACATTACTGGTGAAACGAATGCTTTCGGTCTAAATAATACATATGATGCTTTCTTAATGATTCTTGATAGGTTTGGAAGTTTCAGACTAATGAAAACCTACGGTACAGAATGTGACAATGAGTTCGGTAAATCACTATTACTTGGAAAGAATAATGCGGGTAAAGAAGTGGTTACTGTAGTAGGTTCTAATAATCCTCTTTCGCAGCCAAATTATGATGCTTTAATGTTTCAAACTGATCGTTCCTTAAATCTGGTATGGGCTAAGGAATATGGCCGTGATAGTGACGATACTGGAGCAGAGTTAACAACTTATGCAGATAAAACTTATGCATTCACTGGCTATACCTATTCTTTAGGTGTTGGTGGTCCGGATATCTATCTCACAGAGACTGATCTAGATGGTAAGTCTGGTACTAGTTGTGAGAGAAGGGTGGAGTTAAAGGAGATATATCATCAGCCATGTCAGGTGAGAAATGTGGAGCAGGTTTTTGTGGATGACTGGCAAAGAGTTCAAGGACCGTACGAGAGATTCTTATATGCTGAGGATAGATGTACTACAACTCTAAAGGCTGGTGAAGCAGAGGATGATGGAACTTCTAAGTTATTTCCTAATCCTACAAATGATGTACTTACATTAGAAGTGCCTAAAGGTTATGATGCTGCCTCAATGAAGGTAATTAAGCTTGAGACTGGTAAAGAGATCATGATTGATTATGAATCAACAGATGAGGATCACGTTAAGCTGGAGACCACCACATTGGAGAAAGGAGTTTACATATTAGAAATGACTACCGAGGATGGAAAGGTTTTTAGACAAAGATTTATCAAAGAGTAA